In Synechocystis sp. PCC 6714, the following are encoded in one genomic region:
- a CDS encoding GAF domain-containing protein: protein MSFPLSPEQQQAIADQLLEMILQCRDLHNVYGVVVEGLQRGLGLDRVLLLQNAVPPSQEPRLLAQAKAPGIAPLTLPRPWGDRHWLQLLEQLPRYGLWTLRQPPEEFVALGPVQGEFCQTLGIKSLLHLPLVVDQRHWGILSLQDLHQARPWPMGDQQFAQRMAHLLCLGLAKTELWLHCQNHKASLQTVVTQGQAQKEAYLKSAQRERAISDVIDKIRLTLDLRSLFQTTVTEVVKLLAVDRVVIIKVKEDKNLPWGEVQAAAQMDEKFCPAPPQEPVPLLPEWIAHFAKGLILAMDDTDDKGGDFAGPLLGLPKANLVVPLFSGDRLWGVLSVHQYGQSRVWESSEIEFALKIALNLGVALQQAELLAESQRRSAALQSALGEVQAQKDHLARIAEEERALTRVIEGIRQTLELETIFRATSEEVRHLLSCDRVLVYRFNPDWSGEFIHESVAQMWEPLMDRQNQFSLWQDTYLQETQGGRYRHHETLGVEDVETAGFSDCHLANLRLFEIRAFLTAPVFVGEQLWGLLGAYQNGAPRHWQPRETHLLNQIANQLGVAVYQTQLLARFQEQSKTMENTLANLTAIVDNLADGLLVIDLFGRITRYNPALLAMFDLEGLDLLGAGVESYFPATLHQLLNKPERQEQKVITADVELSQGRQGQALVTSITATENGHKYPQCLGTVIMIRDVTHEREVERMKTDFLATVSHELRTPLTSILGFATVIQDKLGRVIMPELDLSQPKLGKAMDRVMRNLAIIESEAHRLTALINDVLDIAKMEAGQESWEQRSCQLGAIIERAIATITPQAQEKNITLQVVLEPNLPDFIGDENRILQVVLNLLSNAVKFTANGLIIAQGYREQDYLRAEIIDNGPGIHPADQGKIFEPFQQGGGDVLTDKPQGTGLGLPICKKIVEHHGGTIGVHSHLGEGSTFYFSLPVPSTEATTPIS from the coding sequence ATGTCTTTCCCTTTGTCCCCTGAGCAACAACAGGCGATCGCCGACCAATTGTTGGAAATGATTCTCCAGTGCCGGGATTTACATAACGTGTATGGAGTGGTGGTGGAGGGATTACAACGGGGCTTGGGTTTAGACCGGGTCTTGTTATTGCAAAATGCGGTGCCCCCTAGCCAGGAACCCCGTCTTTTAGCCCAGGCCAAAGCCCCAGGCATTGCCCCCCTAACCTTGCCCCGGCCATGGGGCGATCGCCATTGGCTCCAGTTGCTCGAACAGCTTCCCCGCTATGGGTTGTGGACATTGCGGCAACCGCCAGAGGAGTTCGTTGCCCTAGGGCCGGTGCAGGGGGAATTTTGCCAGACTTTGGGCATTAAGAGCCTACTGCATTTGCCTTTAGTGGTTGACCAGCGCCATTGGGGTATTCTGAGCTTGCAAGATCTCCACCAAGCCCGTCCCTGGCCCATGGGGGACCAACAATTTGCCCAACGCATGGCCCATTTGCTCTGTTTGGGGCTGGCAAAAACAGAACTCTGGCTCCATTGCCAGAATCACAAAGCCTCGTTGCAAACAGTGGTGACCCAAGGTCAAGCCCAAAAGGAAGCCTATCTCAAGTCCGCCCAACGGGAACGGGCCATTTCCGATGTCATCGATAAGATTCGCCTCACCCTTGATCTCCGCTCCCTGTTTCAAACCACCGTGACGGAGGTAGTCAAATTGTTGGCGGTGGACCGGGTGGTGATTATCAAAGTTAAGGAAGATAAAAATTTGCCCTGGGGAGAAGTTCAAGCAGCAGCCCAGATGGATGAAAAGTTCTGTCCTGCGCCGCCCCAGGAACCGGTGCCTTTGTTGCCAGAATGGATTGCCCATTTTGCCAAAGGTTTAATTTTGGCCATGGATGACACGGACGATAAGGGGGGGGATTTTGCTGGCCCACTGCTGGGATTACCCAAAGCGAATTTAGTGGTGCCCCTTTTTTCCGGCGATCGCCTTTGGGGGGTATTATCGGTGCATCAGTATGGCCAATCTAGGGTCTGGGAAAGTTCAGAAATTGAATTTGCCCTGAAAATTGCCCTCAACTTGGGGGTGGCCTTACAACAGGCGGAATTATTGGCGGAATCCCAACGGCGATCGGCTGCGCTCCAGAGTGCATTGGGGGAAGTGCAAGCCCAAAAGGATCACTTGGCCCGCATTGCGGAGGAAGAACGGGCCCTTACCAGAGTCATTGAAGGCATTCGTCAAACATTGGAGCTAGAAACCATTTTCCGAGCCACCAGTGAAGAGGTACGCCATTTACTCAGTTGTGACCGGGTGTTGGTGTATCGCTTTAACCCAGATTGGAGTGGAGAATTTATCCATGAGTCCGTGGCTCAAATGTGGGAACCACTGATGGATCGGCAAAATCAGTTTTCCCTATGGCAAGATACCTATCTCCAGGAAACCCAGGGGGGGCGTTACCGTCACCACGAAACCTTAGGGGTGGAAGATGTAGAAACGGCGGGTTTTAGTGATTGTCATTTGGCCAATCTACGCCTGTTTGAAATTCGGGCTTTTTTGACAGCGCCGGTATTTGTGGGGGAACAACTCTGGGGGCTGTTGGGAGCCTATCAAAATGGAGCCCCCCGCCATTGGCAACCCAGGGAAACCCATCTACTCAACCAAATTGCCAACCAATTAGGAGTCGCAGTGTACCAAACTCAGTTGTTGGCCCGCTTCCAGGAACAGTCCAAAACCATGGAAAACACCCTGGCTAACCTGACGGCGATCGTTGATAACCTGGCCGATGGCCTGTTAGTAATTGACCTGTTCGGTCGCATTACCCGCTACAATCCAGCTCTGCTGGCCATGTTTGATCTGGAGGGTCTAGACCTGCTGGGGGCTGGAGTAGAATCCTATTTTCCCGCCACTTTACATCAGTTGCTCAATAAACCGGAAAGACAGGAGCAAAAGGTGATTACTGCCGATGTGGAACTGAGCCAAGGTCGCCAGGGCCAAGCTTTGGTGACCAGCATCACCGCCACTGAAAATGGCCATAAATATCCCCAGTGTTTAGGGACAGTGATTATGATCCGGGATGTCACCCACGAACGGGAAGTGGAGCGGATGAAAACGGACTTTTTGGCCACGGTGTCCCACGAGTTACGCACCCCCCTGACTTCGATTTTGGGTTTTGCTACGGTAATCCAAGATAAATTAGGGCGGGTGATCATGCCGGAGTTGGATCTGTCTCAACCCAAACTTGGCAAAGCCATGGACCGGGTGATGCGGAATTTGGCCATTATTGAGTCGGAAGCCCACCGCCTCACTGCTCTAATTAACGATGTGTTAGACATTGCCAAAATGGAAGCAGGACAAGAGTCCTGGGAACAACGGTCCTGTCAATTGGGGGCCATTATTGAACGGGCGATCGCCACCATCACACCCCAGGCCCAGGAGAAAAATATTACGTTGCAGGTGGTATTGGAACCGAATTTGCCCGACTTTATCGGTGATGAAAATCGGATTTTGCAAGTGGTGCTGAATTTACTTTCCAACGCAGTTAAATTCACCGCCAATGGTCTGATCATTGCCCAGGGTTATCGGGAGCAGGATTATCTGAGGGCGGAAATTATTGACAATGGCCCCGGCATCCATCCAGCGGATCAAGGGAAAATTTTTGAGCCATTCCAACAGGGGGGAGGAGATGTACTCACCGATAAACCCCAGGGTACGGGGTTGGGATTACCTATTTGTAAAAAGATCGTTGAACACCACGGCGGCACCATCGGCGTCCATAGCCATTTAGGGGAAGGCAGTACCTTTTACTTTTCCCTGCCTGTGCCCAGTACGGAAGCGACAACGCCCATTAGCTGA
- a CDS encoding Mrp/NBP35 family ATP-binding protein produces MLTTDAVLTVLRPVQDPELQKSLVELNMIRDVVIAGGTVNFTLVLTTPACPLREFIVEDCEKAVKTLPGVEKVEVRVTAETPQQKSLPDRQSVEQVKNIIAISSGKGGVGKSTVAVNVAVALAQTGATVGLLDADIYGPNAPTMLGLSDAAVQVQNSPQGEVLEPVFNHGIKMVSMGFLIDPDQPVIWRGPMLNGIIRQFLYQVNWGVLDYLIVDMPPGTGDAQLTLTQSVPMAGAVIVTTPQTVSLLDARRGLKMFQQMGVNVLGIVENMSYFIPPDLPDRQYDLFGSGGGEKASKELNVPLLGCVPLEILLREGGDKGVPIVVSHPQSESAKALTAIAKQIAGKVSMAALV; encoded by the coding sequence ATGTTAACCACCGATGCCGTTTTAACCGTGCTCCGTCCCGTTCAAGACCCCGAACTACAAAAAAGCTTGGTGGAACTGAATATGATCCGGGATGTGGTGATCGCCGGGGGGACGGTCAATTTTACCCTGGTATTAACCACGCCGGCCTGTCCTTTGCGGGAATTCATTGTGGAAGATTGCGAAAAGGCGGTGAAAACTTTGCCGGGGGTGGAAAAGGTGGAAGTAAGGGTGACAGCGGAAACCCCCCAACAAAAATCCTTACCCGATCGCCAATCGGTGGAGCAGGTGAAAAATATCATTGCCATTTCCAGCGGCAAAGGGGGAGTCGGTAAAAGCACTGTGGCGGTGAATGTGGCGGTGGCCCTGGCCCAAACCGGCGCGACGGTGGGACTGTTGGATGCAGACATTTACGGCCCCAATGCCCCCACCATGTTGGGTCTGAGCGATGCGGCGGTACAGGTGCAAAATAGTCCCCAGGGGGAAGTGCTGGAGCCGGTATTTAACCATGGCATCAAAATGGTTTCCATGGGCTTTTTAATTGATCCAGACCAACCGGTAATTTGGCGGGGTCCCATGCTCAACGGCATTATCCGTCAGTTCCTCTACCAAGTTAATTGGGGAGTCTTGGATTATCTAATCGTTGATATGCCCCCCGGTACCGGCGACGCCCAGCTCACCCTAACCCAATCCGTCCCCATGGCCGGCGCAGTCATTGTCACTACTCCCCAAACCGTCTCTTTGTTGGACGCCCGGCGGGGTTTGAAAATGTTCCAACAGATGGGGGTAAACGTATTAGGCATCGTGGAAAATATGAGCTACTTTATTCCCCCGGATCTGCCCGATCGCCAATATGATTTATTCGGTTCCGGCGGCGGTGAAAAAGCTTCCAAAGAACTGAATGTACCTCTGTTGGGCTGTGTGCCTTTGGAAATTTTGTTGCGGGAAGGAGGGGATAAAGGTGTTCCCATCGTTGTTTCCCATCCCCAATCAGAGTCAGCCAAAGCCCTAACGGCGATCGCCAAACAAATTGCCGGCAAGGTTTCCATGGCAGCCCTAGTCTAG
- a CDS encoding pitrilysin family protein — MTPSLLPPRLNRPHVEVLPNGLTIIAEQMPVEAVSFQIWLRVGSRWEGDDINGTAHFLEHMVFKGTPRLAMGEFERTIESRGAGTNAATSQDYTQFYFTSAPQDFGHLAPLQLDVVLNPTIADEPFERERLVVLEEIRRSQDDPQRRIFQKVVQLAFPDTPYARPVLGQREVIKNLQAQQMRDFHAHWYQPPAMTVTVVGNQPVSNLVETVARSFADCYRVKSPSQGLTPPPINLPPAFTTVETTTVVDKGLQQARLILLWRSPGLDQFEQTLPLGVLAAILGRGRISRLFRELREEKGLVTAIGASNSSQATQGMFYVSAQLPTENIPAVERCILDQIERLHNEPIPEKDLQRVRTQVANRFIFGNERPGDRANLYGYYYAQIGDLEPALAYPAQIQALTAADLQKSAQTYLSPTAYGKVIALPE; from the coding sequence ATGACCCCCAGCCTACTGCCTCCTCGCCTCAATCGTCCCCACGTTGAAGTGTTACCCAATGGTTTGACCATTATTGCGGAGCAGATGCCGGTGGAGGCTGTGTCTTTCCAGATTTGGCTACGGGTGGGTTCCCGTTGGGAAGGGGATGACATTAACGGTACTGCTCACTTTTTAGAACATATGGTTTTTAAGGGGACTCCCCGCTTGGCCATGGGGGAATTTGAGCGGACCATCGAGTCCCGGGGGGCGGGCACTAATGCAGCCACCAGCCAGGATTACACCCAGTTTTACTTCACCTCAGCACCCCAAGATTTTGGACATTTGGCCCCTTTACAGTTGGATGTGGTGCTCAATCCCACCATTGCGGATGAACCCTTTGAGCGGGAACGGTTGGTGGTGCTGGAGGAAATTCGGCGATCGCAGGATGATCCCCAACGGCGTATTTTTCAAAAAGTGGTGCAGTTGGCTTTTCCTGACACGCCCTATGCCCGCCCTGTGTTGGGGCAACGGGAAGTTATCAAAAACCTTCAAGCTCAACAAATGCGGGATTTCCACGCCCATTGGTATCAACCCCCGGCGATGACGGTGACGGTGGTGGGCAATCAACCCGTTAGTAATTTAGTGGAAACCGTAGCCCGCAGTTTTGCCGATTGTTACCGAGTCAAATCCCCTTCCCAGGGCCTAACGCCGCCCCCCATCAATCTTCCTCCAGCTTTTACTACGGTGGAAACTACCACTGTGGTGGATAAGGGTTTACAACAGGCCCGTCTGATTTTGCTCTGGCGATCGCCGGGGTTAGACCAGTTTGAGCAAACTTTACCCTTGGGGGTATTGGCGGCAATTTTGGGGCGGGGTCGTATATCCCGCTTATTTCGGGAGTTGCGGGAGGAAAAGGGTTTAGTAACGGCGATCGGGGCCAGTAATTCCAGCCAGGCCACCCAGGGAATGTTCTATGTTTCGGCCCAGTTACCGACGGAAAATATTCCCGCCGTAGAGCGATGCATCCTGGATCAGATTGAACGACTCCATAATGAACCCATTCCAGAAAAAGATTTGCAACGGGTCCGCACCCAGGTGGCCAACCGCTTTATTTTTGGTAACGAACGCCCCGGCGATCGGGCCAATTTATATGGCTATTACTATGCCCAAATTGGTGATTTAGAGCCGGCATTGGCCTATCCCGCCCAAATTCAAGCCTTAACGGCTGCAGATCTACAAAAATCAGCCCAAACTTATCTTTCCCCCACTGCCTACGGCAAGGTTATTGCTTTGCCAGAATAG
- a CDS encoding DUF2256 domain-containing protein — protein MAHRGNKAHLPSKICPVCQRPFTWRKKWANCWDEVKYCSERCRRSRTGSP, from the coding sequence ATGGCTCACCGAGGTAACAAAGCCCATCTGCCCAGCAAAATTTGTCCCGTTTGCCAGCGTCCCTTCACCTGGCGGAAAAAATGGGCCAATTGTTGGGACGAGGTTAAATATTGCTCCGAACGTTGTCGTCGTTCCCGTACAGGTAGCCCGTAA
- the ribD gene encoding bifunctional diaminohydroxyphosphoribosylaminopyrimidine deaminase/5-amino-6-(5-phosphoribosylamino)uracil reductase RibD yields the protein MISDQAHMRRCLTLAKTAIGKTAPNPLVGSVVVQGDKVVGQGFHPQAGQPHAEIFALREAGDRARGATLYVNLEPCNHQGRTPPCTEAIIQAGVAKVVVGMVDPNPLVAGKGIARLRQAGVEVKVGVEEEACRRLNEAFCFRTQHRRPFGIFKYAMTLDGKIATAQGHSSWITSVPARHWVHQLRSQCQAVIIGGNTVRRDNPLLTTHGVGEVNPWRVVLSRSLNLPLEAQLWDQGVAKTLVVTETTCDRNMLSHLEKLGVETLMLEHLTPLAVMEELYERNCLQVLWECGGILAAEAIAMGTVQKIHAFLAPKIIGGVTAPTPVGELGFQQMTQALNLTNLHCQAIGPDWLFTGYLYGNDDNVRSNI from the coding sequence ATGATCTCAGACCAAGCCCACATGCGTCGTTGTTTGACCCTGGCAAAAACGGCGATCGGTAAAACCGCCCCCAATCCCCTGGTGGGGTCAGTCGTTGTCCAGGGAGATAAGGTTGTTGGTCAAGGTTTCCATCCCCAGGCAGGACAGCCCCATGCGGAAATTTTTGCCCTCCGGGAAGCTGGCGATCGGGCCAGGGGAGCTACCCTCTACGTCAATTTAGAACCCTGTAATCACCAGGGCCGTACTCCCCCTTGTACGGAAGCAATTATTCAAGCAGGGGTGGCCAAGGTGGTGGTGGGCATGGTGGATCCCAATCCTTTGGTGGCAGGTAAAGGCATTGCCAGGTTAAGACAGGCTGGTGTTGAAGTAAAAGTGGGGGTGGAAGAGGAAGCTTGTCGGCGTTTGAATGAAGCATTTTGTTTCCGCACTCAGCACCGACGCCCCTTTGGCATTTTCAAATACGCCATGACGTTAGACGGCAAAATTGCCACTGCCCAGGGCCACAGCAGTTGGATAACCAGTGTTCCCGCTCGTCATTGGGTGCATCAATTACGCAGTCAATGCCAGGCGGTAATTATTGGCGGCAATACGGTGCGGCGGGATAATCCATTGTTAACTACCCATGGGGTAGGCGAGGTAAACCCTTGGCGGGTGGTGTTGAGTCGCAGTTTAAATTTACCCTTGGAGGCCCAGTTATGGGATCAAGGTGTGGCTAAAACCTTGGTTGTTACGGAAACAACCTGTGATCGAAATATGCTTAGTCACCTAGAAAAATTAGGGGTAGAAACCCTAATGTTGGAGCATTTAACTCCCTTGGCGGTGATGGAAGAGTTATATGAGCGGAATTGTTTGCAGGTGTTGTGGGAATGTGGCGGTATTCTCGCTGCTGAGGCGATCGCCATGGGAACGGTGCAAAAAATCCATGCTTTTCTAGCCCCGAAAATTATCGGTGGGGTTACAGCCCCAACCCCGGTGGGGGAACTAGGTTTCCAGCAAATGACCCAGGCGTTGAATTTAACTAATCTCCATTGCCAGGCGATCGGCCCCGATTGGCTATTTACGGGCTACCTGTACGGGAACGACGACAACGTTCGGAGCAATATTTAA
- a CDS encoding class I SAM-dependent methyltransferase has translation MTDRRQYAPATQRNREAIAAVLQEYLPHQGSILEIASGTGEHACFFAPLFSPRWWITSDADPFCRESITAWRDHEALANFRPPLDLDVNAQVWPVEEEILQEPITSIVAINLIHISPWESCLGLLTGAERILPEGGILYLYGPYRQDGVTTAPSNEVFDQSLRSRNPAWGLRRLQDVIGEAKKRNLHNLAVVTMPANNLSVIFRKGPRQNTY, from the coding sequence ATGACCGATCGCCGCCAGTATGCCCCTGCTACCCAACGCAACCGAGAGGCGATCGCCGCTGTTTTGCAGGAATATTTACCCCATCAGGGCAGTATTTTAGAAATTGCCAGTGGCACCGGAGAACATGCCTGCTTTTTTGCCCCCCTCTTTTCCCCCCGGTGGTGGATTACTTCCGATGCCGATCCCTTTTGCCGGGAAAGCATCACCGCTTGGCGTGACCACGAAGCATTGGCTAATTTTCGGCCGCCGTTGGATTTGGACGTAAATGCCCAAGTCTGGCCAGTGGAGGAAGAAATATTACAAGAACCCATCACTAGTATTGTGGCGATCAACTTAATCCACATTTCCCCCTGGGAATCGTGCTTAGGACTGTTGACGGGAGCGGAACGAATTTTACCGGAGGGCGGCATACTTTACCTTTACGGCCCCTATCGTCAGGATGGCGTAACCACCGCCCCGAGCAATGAAGTGTTTGATCAATCTTTACGTAGTCGCAACCCAGCGTGGGGTTTGAGGAGGCTCCAAGATGTGATTGGGGAAGCAAAAAAAAGAAACCTACACAATCTGGCTGTGGTCACCATGCCGGCCAATAATTTATCGGTGATTTTCCGAAAAGGCCCAAGACAAAATACCTATTAA
- a CDS encoding tol-pal system YbgF family protein — translation MVKKTNFSYLYGLAYSNFGEGNYQEAYSYIKQLIADFPQDPNVLLLQGHICVGLENYNLANQAYRAVIKFSERQDLIECAQHALNQIDEETIHNHDNNGAKNKHKRIDRINFAEDILQDNQYNKSNNLEEKLNLFDQKNEIELLKKEIEDLKIKVNQFNLQNITASLYPYLLQDKNVIKLIDFPLSRVIDIYHEAPQILEANGCLVSLIDDRKNIIFELNNIGNFWLFQLRDQGFYLFPKPAQLQRASVSDSFSKVFIIENKENQTNGKFIVLKPAKLQILKVDFSWQLIEPGEIKFEEFSLEFQWQQEIKSIRKEHEKFNQLLDERGYASLDFTIVSQHWEQSLTKLYGTVYKVFVNICMPIAYAIYKDQILVPCQILMGTNPVIVPGWDRGIPWEHSIYVKLHASENTSRQEIRTFPNHKLLPNQLYLKETNWEINHTWTIAKSYEEASAILRKLVDNWELLEYPILFSAILENFNIGNTDYFQSDNFFFLNLTAATRLGIQGVGIDVKPIVEFQKIIDNTDPALYIGFHLDDNCTYLIPNLLISKWKQVISNNENKIFELHGSNYTLVEPAVIEAIGNDIWRLVKPGKFD, via the coding sequence ATGGTAAAAAAGACTAATTTTTCCTATTTATATGGTTTAGCATACTCTAACTTTGGAGAGGGAAATTATCAAGAAGCTTATTCTTACATTAAACAGTTGATTGCTGATTTTCCTCAAGATCCTAATGTTTTATTACTTCAAGGACATATTTGTGTAGGTCTAGAAAATTATAATCTTGCAAACCAAGCTTATCGTGCTGTCATTAAATTTTCTGAGCGTCAGGATTTAATTGAATGCGCCCAACATGCATTAAACCAAATTGATGAAGAAACAATACATAATCACGACAATAATGGTGCCAAAAATAAACACAAAAGAATTGATAGGATTAATTTCGCTGAAGATATTTTGCAAGACAATCAGTACAATAAGTCCAATAATTTAGAGGAAAAATTGAACTTATTTGATCAAAAGAATGAGATTGAATTATTAAAAAAAGAAATTGAAGATCTTAAGATAAAAGTTAATCAATTTAATCTGCAAAATATTACAGCTTCGCTTTATCCTTATCTTTTGCAAGACAAAAATGTGATTAAATTAATTGATTTTCCATTAAGTCGTGTAATTGATATTTATCACGAAGCACCTCAAATTCTAGAAGCTAATGGCTGTTTAGTTTCTTTAATTGATGATCGCAAAAATATCATCTTTGAACTGAACAATATTGGAAATTTCTGGTTATTTCAGCTAAGAGATCAAGGTTTTTATTTGTTCCCCAAGCCTGCCCAACTTCAACGAGCTAGTGTTTCTGATAGCTTTAGTAAAGTCTTTATTATAGAAAATAAAGAAAATCAAACTAATGGAAAATTTATTGTTCTCAAGCCAGCAAAGCTACAGATTTTAAAGGTTGATTTTTCTTGGCAATTAATTGAGCCAGGAGAAATAAAATTTGAAGAATTTTCTTTAGAATTTCAGTGGCAACAGGAAATCAAGAGTATTCGCAAAGAGCATGAAAAATTTAATCAATTATTAGACGAAAGAGGATATGCCAGCTTGGATTTTACAATTGTTAGTCAACACTGGGAACAATCTCTGACAAAGCTATATGGTACTGTATATAAGGTTTTTGTTAATATTTGTATGCCGATTGCTTATGCAATCTATAAAGATCAAATTTTAGTTCCTTGCCAAATATTAATGGGAACTAACCCAGTGATTGTCCCAGGTTGGGATCGAGGTATTCCGTGGGAACATTCAATATATGTTAAGCTTCATGCTAGTGAAAATACTAGCCGACAAGAAATTCGAACGTTTCCGAACCATAAGCTTTTGCCTAATCAACTCTATTTAAAGGAAACTAACTGGGAAATTAACCATACATGGACAATTGCAAAGAGTTATGAAGAAGCATCTGCTATTCTGCGGAAATTAGTCGACAATTGGGAATTATTAGAATATCCGATTTTATTTTCTGCAATTCTTGAAAATTTTAATATTGGTAATACTGATTATTTTCAGAGTGATAATTTCTTTTTTTTAAACCTAACTGCTGCAACACGTTTGGGTATTCAGGGTGTTGGTATTGATGTAAAACCTATAGTTGAATTTCAAAAAATTATAGACAACACTGATCCTGCTCTTTATATTGGCTTTCACCTTGATGATAATTGTACTTATTTAATTCCTAATTTGTTAATTTCAAAGTGGAAACAAGTGATAAGCAATAATGAAAATAAAATCTTTGAATTGCATGGTTCTAACTACACTCTAGTTGAGCCGGCGGTTATAGAAGCAATTGGTAATGATATCTGGCGACTGGTCAAGCCTGGAAAATTTGATTGA
- a CDS encoding HEPN domain-containing protein, whose translation MNKEQHNLLEKASQSLNAAEYLFKGGYNDFAVARAYYTMFYLASAILATEDLRFSKHSAVISFFGKEIIKTGKVPLKFHQYLKKSHDLRNLGDYGMPDAISCEETQTQITNAWEFLKFTQDYLGLNNTE comes from the coding sequence ATGAATAAGGAACAGCATAATTTACTTGAAAAAGCATCACAAAGTCTAAATGCTGCTGAATATTTATTCAAGGGAGGTTACAATGATTTTGCTGTTGCCAGGGCTTACTATACTATGTTTTATTTGGCATCGGCAATTTTGGCTACAGAGGATTTACGTTTCTCTAAACATTCGGCGGTAATTTCTTTTTTTGGTAAAGAAATTATTAAAACTGGTAAGGTGCCTCTAAAATTTCATCAGTATCTTAAAAAATCCCATGATTTACGTAATCTAGGGGATTACGGTATGCCTGATGCTATTTCCTGTGAAGAGACTCAAACTCAAATCACCAATGCTTGGGAGTTTTTAAAGTTTACCCAAGATTACTTGGGGCTTAACAATACTGAATAA
- a CDS encoding nucleotidyltransferase domain-containing protein, whose amino-acid sequence MATSNLFSQFTLADTLTKLRADLEKRYGDRLAKVILFGSQARGEAESTSDVDILVVLKGKVDPVAEINANSNWLSDFCLETEQLVNCLYLSDTDFAHEDTALLKNIRREGILL is encoded by the coding sequence ATGGCAACTAGCAATCTTTTTAGTCAATTTACCCTGGCTGATACCCTGACAAAACTCAGAGCTGATTTGGAGAAACGCTATGGGGACAGATTGGCGAAAGTTATTCTTTTTGGCTCCCAGGCTAGGGGAGAGGCGGAAAGCACTTCTGATGTTGATATTTTGGTGGTATTAAAAGGTAAAGTTGATCCCGTAGCAGAAATTAATGCTAATAGTAATTGGTTAAGTGATTTTTGTCTGGAGACAGAGCAGTTAGTTAACTGTCTTTATTTATCGGATACAGACTTTGCCCATGAGGACACCGCCTTGCTAAAGAATATAAGGAGGGAGGGGATTTTACTATGA
- a CDS encoding Uma2 family endonuclease, with amino-acid sequence MLANAEINYQTPQEYLDWEALQEFRHEYLDGQILAMTGGTIAHNLIGLNLATLLKSYLRGSGCRVFMTDVKVKVALASSFHYSDVMISCDGRDQEAVQFIQFPCFIAEVLSPSTEAYDRGDKFRRYRQLPSLMEYLLVDSNKMAVDLFSRNSQGRWELISYEEGDSLSLEIINWECSLASLYEDVIGGKK; translated from the coding sequence ATGCTAGCCAATGCTGAAATTAACTATCAAACTCCCCAAGAATACCTAGATTGGGAAGCCCTGCAGGAATTTAGGCATGAATATCTGGATGGACAAATTTTAGCTATGACTGGCGGAACTATTGCCCATAATTTAATCGGTCTGAATTTGGCTACTTTACTAAAAAGTTATCTCCGGGGCAGTGGTTGCCGAGTGTTTATGACCGACGTCAAGGTAAAAGTGGCCTTGGCGAGTTCTTTCCATTATTCCGATGTGATGATTAGTTGCGATGGGAGAGATCAAGAGGCAGTGCAATTTATTCAATTTCCTTGCTTTATTGCCGAAGTTTTATCCCCTAGCACGGAGGCCTATGATCGGGGTGACAAGTTTCGTCGTTACCGACAACTACCAAGTTTGATGGAGTACTTGTTGGTTGACAGCAACAAAATGGCAGTGGATCTTTTTAGCCGTAATAGCCAAGGGCGTTGGGAACTAATTAGTTATGAAGAAGGGGATTCATTATCCCTAGAAATCATCAATTGGGAATGTTCGTTAGCATCCCTTTATGAAGATGTTATCGGAGGCAAAAAATGA